One window of Dysidea avara chromosome 11, odDysAvar1.4, whole genome shotgun sequence genomic DNA carries:
- the LOC136238789 gene encoding uncharacterized protein isoform X2, translating to MDSARESDRLQHLYLTGVRPNGNNIGVGAYGRVFEVEFCGTLYAAKEIHSVLIEEVGREGFERMKKMFIEECHQSSVLGHQNVVHVLGVYNPGGESRLPVLVMERMQESLTSLVEKYPNIPMCVKLSMLLDVSRGLWYLHSHNPPIVHRDISPNNILLTSQFVAKISDLGVAKVIRADSKKTKTRAPGTVDFMGPEALAEIPEYGPPLDVFSYGGVILHVVNQEWPKPLHYVVTDPKTRKLVALSEVERRQEHAEKMRGAPADLRRLVEQCFHNDPNRRPPISDVSERMRRMKVAENVSVTMNPITWQIKPRTEILRNEPLIALQTDIFNKRVMVKWEEVAPLPVGRSAHTAVLLHGSIYVGGGFEGKSNVERKDCYRLDIYNVYANRWDPSPITTPHCWFAMTVLDDKLIIAGGRTKSSSNTNKVFVLDRGQWKDYSEMPTARAGAAAVGYKSMIIVAGGEVLVKDNFTVLPTTELLDTTNGCWYTCDDLPVAHLQLQSKIINNTLYLLGGINGDAIPSSQVFTASLDNLSSRQVKWQSLPDTPWCCSTPVVLYNNFLLTAGGRKSSTGPIDFKTTEVCAFNPSNGLWKELANIPTARTFPGIANVADDTLIMMGGATIEAEYSYCTYIGQCIVK from the exons ATGGACAGTGCTAGGGAAAGCGATCGTCTTCAACATCTTTATCTTACTGGAGTGAGGCCAAACGGCAACAACATTGGCGTGGGTGCTTATGGAAGAGTTTTCGAGGTCGAATTTTGTGGAACCTTGTATGCAGCGAAGGAAATTCACTCCGTTCTGATAGAAGAAGTGGGGCGAGAAGGATTCGAAAGAATGAAGAAGATGTTTATTGAGGAATGTCATCAAAGTAGTGTTCTTGGACATCAGAATGTAGTCCACGTGCTAGGGGTATACAATCCTGGTGGTGAGTCGCGATTACCAGTTCTAGTGATGGAGAGGATGCAGGAGAGCCTCACGTCACTGGTGGAAAAGTACCCAAATATTCCAATGTGTGTGAAGTTGTCTATGTTACTGGATGTGTCTAGAGGATTGTGGTACCTCCACAGTCATAATCCTCCCATCGTCCACCGAGATATTTCCCCCAATAATATCTTATTGACTAGTCAGTTTGTGGCAAAAATCAGTGACCTAGGAGTAGCCAAAGTGATAAGAGCAGACAGCAAGAAGACAAAGACTCGTGCTCCAGGAACGGTGGATTTCATGGGACCAGAAGCTTTAGCAGAGATCCCAGAGTATGGTCCTCCCCTTGATGTGTTCTCTTACGGTGGAGTGATACTTCATGTGGTGAATCAAGAATGGCCTAAACCACTACATTATGTGGTGACTGATCCTAAGACTAGAAAACTGGTGGCTTTATCAGAAGTAGAACGACGTCAAGAACATGCAGAGAAGATGAGAGGAGCTCCAGCAGACCTAAGACGTTTAGTTGAACAATGTTTTCACAATGATCCAAATAGACGTCCTCCAATATCAGATGTATCAGAGAGGATGAGGAGGATGAAAGTAGCAGAGAATGTGAGTGTGACCATGAACCCTATAACATGGCAGATCAAACCAAGAACTGAAATTCTGAGGAATGAACCATTG ATTGCTTTGCAAACAGATATATTCAATAAAAGAGTGATGGTAAAATGGGAAGAGGTAGCTCCTCTACCAGTGGGTCGATCAGCACATACAGCAGTATTACTACATGGATCAATTTATGTTGGTGGAGGATTTGAGGGGAAAAGCAATGTAGAGAGGAAGGACTGCTACAGACTTGATATTTACAATGTTTATGCCAACCGATGGGACCCTTCTCCTATCACCACACCACACTGTTGGTTTGCTATGACTGTACTGGATGATAAATTGATCATTGCTGGAGGTAGAACGAAGAGTAGTAGTAATACCAACAAGGTATTTGTTCTTGACCGTGGGCAATGGAAGGACTACAGTGAAATGCCAACTGCTAGAGCTGGTGCAGCTGCTGTTGGATATAAGTCAATGATAATTGTGGCAGGAGGAGAAGTACTGGTTAAAGATAATTTTACTGTATTACCTACCACTGAACTACTAGACACTACTAATGGATGTTGGTACACTTGTGATGACCTCCCTGTAGCACACTTGCAGCTCCAGAGTAAAATTATTAACAACACACTTTACCTGTTAGGTGGAATTAATGGAGATGCTATCCCATCCTCACAAGTGTTCACTGCTTCACTAGACAACCTCTCAAGTCGCCAGGTGAAGTGGCAGTCTCTCCCAGACACTCCATGGTGTTGTTCAACCCCTGTTGTTCTGTACAACAATTTCCTGTTAACAGCTGGTGGAAGAAAATCATCAACTGGTCCTATAGACTTTAAGACTACTGAGGTATGTGCTTTCAACCCATCAAATGGTTTATGGAAAGAATTAGCAAATATTCCAACAGCAAGAACTTTTCCAGGAATAGCAAATGTGGCTGATGATACGTTGATTATGATGGGTGGGGCTACTATTGAAGCAGAATATtcatattgtacatacattGGTCAGTGCATAGTTAAGTAA
- the LOC136238789 gene encoding uncharacterized protein isoform X1 yields the protein MNRPHQDWNPSKRVSREKKMDSARESDRLQHLYLTGVRPNGNNIGVGAYGRVFEVEFCGTLYAAKEIHSVLIEEVGREGFERMKKMFIEECHQSSVLGHQNVVHVLGVYNPGGESRLPVLVMERMQESLTSLVEKYPNIPMCVKLSMLLDVSRGLWYLHSHNPPIVHRDISPNNILLTSQFVAKISDLGVAKVIRADSKKTKTRAPGTVDFMGPEALAEIPEYGPPLDVFSYGGVILHVVNQEWPKPLHYVVTDPKTRKLVALSEVERRQEHAEKMRGAPADLRRLVEQCFHNDPNRRPPISDVSERMRRMKVAENVSVTMNPITWQIKPRTEILRNEPLIALQTDIFNKRVMVKWEEVAPLPVGRSAHTAVLLHGSIYVGGGFEGKSNVERKDCYRLDIYNVYANRWDPSPITTPHCWFAMTVLDDKLIIAGGRTKSSSNTNKVFVLDRGQWKDYSEMPTARAGAAAVGYKSMIIVAGGEVLVKDNFTVLPTTELLDTTNGCWYTCDDLPVAHLQLQSKIINNTLYLLGGINGDAIPSSQVFTASLDNLSSRQVKWQSLPDTPWCCSTPVVLYNNFLLTAGGRKSSTGPIDFKTTEVCAFNPSNGLWKELANIPTARTFPGIANVADDTLIMMGGATIEAEYSYCTYIGQCIVK from the exons GCGCGTTTCCCGAGAAAAAAAAATGGACAGTGCTAGGGAAAGCGATCGTCTTCAACATCTTTATCTTACTGGAGTGAGGCCAAACGGCAACAACATTGGCGTGGGTGCTTATGGAAGAGTTTTCGAGGTCGAATTTTGTGGAACCTTGTATGCAGCGAAGGAAATTCACTCCGTTCTGATAGAAGAAGTGGGGCGAGAAGGATTCGAAAGAATGAAGAAGATGTTTATTGAGGAATGTCATCAAAGTAGTGTTCTTGGACATCAGAATGTAGTCCACGTGCTAGGGGTATACAATCCTGGTGGTGAGTCGCGATTACCAGTTCTAGTGATGGAGAGGATGCAGGAGAGCCTCACGTCACTGGTGGAAAAGTACCCAAATATTCCAATGTGTGTGAAGTTGTCTATGTTACTGGATGTGTCTAGAGGATTGTGGTACCTCCACAGTCATAATCCTCCCATCGTCCACCGAGATATTTCCCCCAATAATATCTTATTGACTAGTCAGTTTGTGGCAAAAATCAGTGACCTAGGAGTAGCCAAAGTGATAAGAGCAGACAGCAAGAAGACAAAGACTCGTGCTCCAGGAACGGTGGATTTCATGGGACCAGAAGCTTTAGCAGAGATCCCAGAGTATGGTCCTCCCCTTGATGTGTTCTCTTACGGTGGAGTGATACTTCATGTGGTGAATCAAGAATGGCCTAAACCACTACATTATGTGGTGACTGATCCTAAGACTAGAAAACTGGTGGCTTTATCAGAAGTAGAACGACGTCAAGAACATGCAGAGAAGATGAGAGGAGCTCCAGCAGACCTAAGACGTTTAGTTGAACAATGTTTTCACAATGATCCAAATAGACGTCCTCCAATATCAGATGTATCAGAGAGGATGAGGAGGATGAAAGTAGCAGAGAATGTGAGTGTGACCATGAACCCTATAACATGGCAGATCAAACCAAGAACTGAAATTCTGAGGAATGAACCATTG ATTGCTTTGCAAACAGATATATTCAATAAAAGAGTGATGGTAAAATGGGAAGAGGTAGCTCCTCTACCAGTGGGTCGATCAGCACATACAGCAGTATTACTACATGGATCAATTTATGTTGGTGGAGGATTTGAGGGGAAAAGCAATGTAGAGAGGAAGGACTGCTACAGACTTGATATTTACAATGTTTATGCCAACCGATGGGACCCTTCTCCTATCACCACACCACACTGTTGGTTTGCTATGACTGTACTGGATGATAAATTGATCATTGCTGGAGGTAGAACGAAGAGTAGTAGTAATACCAACAAGGTATTTGTTCTTGACCGTGGGCAATGGAAGGACTACAGTGAAATGCCAACTGCTAGAGCTGGTGCAGCTGCTGTTGGATATAAGTCAATGATAATTGTGGCAGGAGGAGAAGTACTGGTTAAAGATAATTTTACTGTATTACCTACCACTGAACTACTAGACACTACTAATGGATGTTGGTACACTTGTGATGACCTCCCTGTAGCACACTTGCAGCTCCAGAGTAAAATTATTAACAACACACTTTACCTGTTAGGTGGAATTAATGGAGATGCTATCCCATCCTCACAAGTGTTCACTGCTTCACTAGACAACCTCTCAAGTCGCCAGGTGAAGTGGCAGTCTCTCCCAGACACTCCATGGTGTTGTTCAACCCCTGTTGTTCTGTACAACAATTTCCTGTTAACAGCTGGTGGAAGAAAATCATCAACTGGTCCTATAGACTTTAAGACTACTGAGGTATGTGCTTTCAACCCATCAAATGGTTTATGGAAAGAATTAGCAAATATTCCAACAGCAAGAACTTTTCCAGGAATAGCAAATGTGGCTGATGATACGTTGATTATGATGGGTGGGGCTACTATTGAAGCAGAATATtcatattgtacatacattGGTCAGTGCATAGTTAAGTAA